A genomic stretch from Oncorhynchus tshawytscha isolate Ot180627B linkage group LG07, Otsh_v2.0, whole genome shotgun sequence includes:
- the LOC112254396 gene encoding dysbindin isoform X2 — translation MSSSGANLHNKRLPSETEHAQRVPGMDAAQQMKLRERQRFFEEVFQHDVDVYLSSAHLQIHDYKRPPIGSVSSMEVNVDMLEQMDLMDISDQEALDVFLGSGGDEGVLASPLPGKVHGNNNNDKVINQGRSLQYTDGCDGKFRVASTSSTNSQNTNEDGRDTQVIQSDDEDVHVDTVLLMGSPPGKDEEKNRSILSS, via the exons CGGAGACCGAGCATGCTCAGAGGGTCCCAGGAATGGACGCAGCCCAGCAGATGAAACTGAGAGAGCGACAGCGCTTCTTTGAGGAGGTCTTTCAGCACGATGTGGATGTCTACCTGTCCTCTGCCCACTTGCAGATTCATGACTATAAGAGAC CTCCCATTGGCAGTGTCTCGTCCATGGAGGTTAATGTGGACATGCTGGAGCAGATGGACCTCATGGACATCTCTGACCAGGAAGCACTGGATGTCTTCCTCGGCTCTGGAGGGGATGAGGGGGTGCTGGCCTCCCCTCTGCCAGGTAAAG TTCATGGAAACAACAACAACGATAAGGTAATCAACCAGGGACGCTCTCTCCAATACACTGACGGTTGTGATGGGAAGTTTCGCGtggcctccacctcctccaccaacaGCCAGAACACCAATGAGGACGGACGGGACACCCAAGTCATCCAATCAGATGATGAAGATGTGCATGTCGACACAGTCTTGCTGATGGGATCACCCCCTGGGAAAGATGAGGAGAAGAATCGGTCTATTCTCTCTTCCTAG
- the LOC112254396 gene encoding dysbindin isoform X1: MSSSGANLHNKRLPSETEHAQRVPGMDAAQQMKLRERQRFFEEVFQHDVDVYLSSAHLQIHDYKRPPIGSVSSMEVNVDMLEQMDLMDISDQEALDVFLGSGGDEGVLASPLPGKVVHGNNNNDKVINQGRSLQYTDGCDGKFRVASTSSTNSQNTNEDGRDTQVIQSDDEDVHVDTVLLMGSPPGKDEEKNRSILSS, encoded by the exons CGGAGACCGAGCATGCTCAGAGGGTCCCAGGAATGGACGCAGCCCAGCAGATGAAACTGAGAGAGCGACAGCGCTTCTTTGAGGAGGTCTTTCAGCACGATGTGGATGTCTACCTGTCCTCTGCCCACTTGCAGATTCATGACTATAAGAGAC CTCCCATTGGCAGTGTCTCGTCCATGGAGGTTAATGTGGACATGCTGGAGCAGATGGACCTCATGGACATCTCTGACCAGGAAGCACTGGATGTCTTCCTCGGCTCTGGAGGGGATGAGGGGGTGCTGGCCTCCCCTCTGCCAGGTAAAG TAGTTCATGGAAACAACAACAACGATAAGGTAATCAACCAGGGACGCTCTCTCCAATACACTGACGGTTGTGATGGGAAGTTTCGCGtggcctccacctcctccaccaacaGCCAGAACACCAATGAGGACGGACGGGACACCCAAGTCATCCAATCAGATGATGAAGATGTGCATGTCGACACAGTCTTGCTGATGGGATCACCCCCTGGGAAAGATGAGGAGAAGAATCGGTCTATTCTCTCTTCCTAG
- the LOC112254396 gene encoding dysbindin isoform X4: MDAAQQMKLRERQRFFEEVFQHDVDVYLSSAHLQIHDYKRPPIGSVSSMEVNVDMLEQMDLMDISDQEALDVFLGSGGDEGVLASPLPGKVVHGNNNNDKVINQGRSLQYTDGCDGKFRVASTSSTNSQNTNEDGRDTQVIQSDDEDVHVDTVLLMGSPPGKDEEKNRSILSS, translated from the exons ATGGACGCAGCCCAGCAGATGAAACTGAGAGAGCGACAGCGCTTCTTTGAGGAGGTCTTTCAGCACGATGTGGATGTCTACCTGTCCTCTGCCCACTTGCAGATTCATGACTATAAGAGAC CTCCCATTGGCAGTGTCTCGTCCATGGAGGTTAATGTGGACATGCTGGAGCAGATGGACCTCATGGACATCTCTGACCAGGAAGCACTGGATGTCTTCCTCGGCTCTGGAGGGGATGAGGGGGTGCTGGCCTCCCCTCTGCCAGGTAAAG TAGTTCATGGAAACAACAACAACGATAAGGTAATCAACCAGGGACGCTCTCTCCAATACACTGACGGTTGTGATGGGAAGTTTCGCGtggcctccacctcctccaccaacaGCCAGAACACCAATGAGGACGGACGGGACACCCAAGTCATCCAATCAGATGATGAAGATGTGCATGTCGACACAGTCTTGCTGATGGGATCACCCCCTGGGAAAGATGAGGAGAAGAATCGGTCTATTCTCTCTTCCTAG
- the LOC112254396 gene encoding dysbindin isoform X3 yields MSSSGANLHNKRLPSETEHAQRVPGMDAAQQMKLRERQRFFEEVFQHDVDVYLSSAHLQIHDYKRPPIGSVSSMEVNVDMLEQMDLMDISDQEALDVFLGSGGDEGVLASPLPVVHGNNNNDKVINQGRSLQYTDGCDGKFRVASTSSTNSQNTNEDGRDTQVIQSDDEDVHVDTVLLMGSPPGKDEEKNRSILSS; encoded by the exons CGGAGACCGAGCATGCTCAGAGGGTCCCAGGAATGGACGCAGCCCAGCAGATGAAACTGAGAGAGCGACAGCGCTTCTTTGAGGAGGTCTTTCAGCACGATGTGGATGTCTACCTGTCCTCTGCCCACTTGCAGATTCATGACTATAAGAGAC CTCCCATTGGCAGTGTCTCGTCCATGGAGGTTAATGTGGACATGCTGGAGCAGATGGACCTCATGGACATCTCTGACCAGGAAGCACTGGATGTCTTCCTCGGCTCTGGAGGGGATGAGGGGGTGCTGGCCTCCCCTCTGCCAG TAGTTCATGGAAACAACAACAACGATAAGGTAATCAACCAGGGACGCTCTCTCCAATACACTGACGGTTGTGATGGGAAGTTTCGCGtggcctccacctcctccaccaacaGCCAGAACACCAATGAGGACGGACGGGACACCCAAGTCATCCAATCAGATGATGAAGATGTGCATGTCGACACAGTCTTGCTGATGGGATCACCCCCTGGGAAAGATGAGGAGAAGAATCGGTCTATTCTCTCTTCCTAG